From Oncorhynchus nerka isolate Pitt River linkage group LG1, Oner_Uvic_2.0, whole genome shotgun sequence, the proteins below share one genomic window:
- the LOC115102636 gene encoding integrin alpha-6-like isoform X2, with amino-acid sequence MVHPRIYFPIHVILICLLEWTHISGFNLDTLNVLRKDGEPGSLFGFSLAMHRQLNPSDKTILLIGAPRAKALANQRANITGGLYSCDITTESDDCRRIDFDNEEDVRVENKENQWMGVTVNSQGPGGKIVTCAHRYQRRLFVDTAQESRDITGRCYILSQDLTIDESSDEDGGNWRFCEGRARGHERFGSCQQGLAATFTKDYHYVVFGAPGAYNWKGIVRVEQKNNTLLERGFYDDGPYEVGDENRLDPDLVPVPANSYLGFSIDSGHSITKGRGLTIVSGAPRANHCGAVVLLRKENEASARLSPEYILEGPGLASSFGYDVAVVDLNGDGWQDIVVGAPQFFMKEGDFGGAVYVYINQAGKWDKITPIRLNGTKDSMFGLAVENIGDINQDSYQDIAVGAPYADAGAGKVYIYHGSAIGINTKPAQILEGMPNNIRLFGYSLAGNMDLDKNSYPDIAIGSLSDTVLVYRARPIISIQKDVKITPKEIDLTKKTCGNSICLTVEACFTYKANPVSYSPKLTIRYAFEGEADRRKQGLPSRILFLNKSRTDQDFQSTGTLDLRGQNKRACTKTKIKLQDNIRDKLRGIPIEVSLGIQGTKRQKRQNALPQLVPILDNSQPSKVITEVNFLKEGCGNDNICQSSLQLEYRFCSKELNQDIFPPLPMENGLPVISLSDQKDIALEVTVKNRNGDDAHEAKLVGMFPNALSYSGFRSQKMTRDKPVLCLANQNGSQTECELGNPFKRDSEVTFYIILSTSGISLDTTEINIDLELQTTSTQDKMGRVKAKAKVVIELLLSVAGVARPSQVYFGGDVKGESAIKTEEEIGGLIDYEFKIINLGKPLKSFGTASLNIQWPKENVDGKWLLYLVKISSTGLEEVPCSPETEINSLKHIQESSTSRKKREVGGKKSGSKMTFLDQKKHKILMCGNGYDARCVVIKCPLQGLDSSAVIALRCRLWNATFLENYANLNYLDIIVKASISLDAPAKNMVLRNAETQVRVTVFPEKAVTQYGGVPWWIILVAVLAGILMLALLVFLLWKCGFFKRAPQDQYDAAYHKAQIHVQASDKEKLTTEA; translated from the exons ACTGTTGATTGGAGCACCAAGAGCCAAAGCACTGGCTAACCAGAGAGCCAACATAACCGGTGGCCTGTACAGTTGTGACATCACCACCGAATCCGATGACTGTCGCCGAATCGATTTTGACAATGAAG AGGATGTGAGAGTTGAGAACAAGGAGAACCAGTGGATGGGGGTGACAGTTAACAGCCAGGGCCCCGGAGGGAAGATTGTG ACCTGTGCTCACCGCTATCAGAGACGTCTGTTTGTGGACACTGCTCAGGAGTCCCGTGACATCACAGGTCGCTGCTACATCCTGAGTCAGGACCTCACTATTGACGAATCCTCTGATGAAGATGGAGGGAACTGGAGGTTCTGTGAGGGGAGAGCCAGAGGCCATGAGAGGTTTGGCTCCTGTCAGCAGGGTCTGGCTGCCACTTTCACCAAGGACTACCATTACGTGGTGTTTGGAGCGCCTGGCGCCTACAACTGGAAAG GCATTGTACGTGTAGAGCAAAAGAACAACACTTTGTTGGAAAGGGGATTTTATGATGACGGACCTTATGAAGTTGGAGATGAGAACCGCTTGGATCCTGACCTGGTGCCTGTGCCTGCTAACAGCTACTTAG GCTTTTCCATTGATTCTGGGCATAGCATCACCAAGGGGCGTGGCCTGACCATTGTGTCTGGGGCACCGCGAGCCAATCACTGTGGGGCCGTGGTCCTGTTGAGAAAGGAGAATGAAGCGTCCGCAAGACTCTCCCCAGAGTACATTCTAGAAGGGCCTGGACTGGCATCTTCTTTTGGATATGATGTAGCTGTGGTCGACCTGAATGGAGATGG GTGGCAGGATATTGTTGTTGGAGCCCCTCAGTTCTTCATGAAAGAGGGAGACTTTGGAGGAGCTGTTTATGTCTACATCAACCAGGCAGGAAAGTGGGACAAGATCACCCCAATCCGCCTCAATGGAACCAAAGACTCAATGTTTGGGCTGGCAGTGGAAAACATTGGTGACATCAATCAGGACTCTTATCAAG ACATTGCTGTTGGAGCGCCCTACGCTGATGCCGGGGCAGGAAAAGTGTACATTTACCACGGTTCTGCAATTGGAATCAACACCAAGCCGGCACAA ATCCTTGAGGGAATGCCCAACAACATCAGATTATTTGGATATTCTCTGGCTGGGAATATGGATTTAGATAAGAATTCCTATCCTGATATAGCTATTGGGTCTCTCTCAGATACAGTTCTCGTTTACAG GGCAAGGCCAATTATTAGCATTCAGAAGGATGTCAAAATTACTCCAAAGGAAATTGACCTCACAAAGAAAACCTGTGGCAACAGTATCTG CTTGACCGTGGAGGCATGTTTCACCTATAAAGCAAACCCTGTATCCTACAGCCCAAAACTAA CTATCCGCTACGCATTTGAGGGTGAGGCAGATCGCAGGAAGCAAGGGCTTCCCTCCAGGATCCTCTTCCTCAACAAGTCTCGCACCGACCAGGACTTCCAATCGACCGGAACTCTGGACCTCCGGGGACAAAACAAAAGAGCTTGCACCAAGACAAAAATCAAACTGCAG GATAACATCAGGGACAAGCTGCGTGGTATTCCCATTGAGGTGTCGTTGGGAATCCAGGGTACCAAGCGGCAGAAGAGGCAGAACGCTCTCCCCCAGCTTGTGCCTATTCTTGACAACTCCCAGCCAAGCAAGGTCATCACTGAG GTGAACTTCTTAAAGGAGGGATGCGGAAACGATAATATTTGCCAGAGTAGCTTACAACTGGAGTACAGATTCTGCTCCAAAGAGCTCAACCAAGATATATTTCCCCCATTACCTAT GGAGAATGGGCTACCAGTGATCTCCCTCAGTGATCAGAAGGACATAGCTCTGGAGGTGACAGTGAAGAACAGAAATGGGGATGATGCCCATGAGGCTAAACTGGTGGGGATGTTCCCCAACGCTCTCTCATACTCCGGTTTCCGCTCTCAGAAAATGACA AGGGATAAACCGGTTCTCTGTTTAGCCAACCAGAATGGCTCCCAAACAGAGTGTGAACTGGGGAATCCATTCAAAAGAGATTCAGAG GTTACTTTCTACATAATCTTGAGCACTTCTGGTATCTCTCTCGATACGACAGAAATTAATATTGACCTTGAGCTTCAAAC GACCAGTACACAGGACAAAATGGGAAGAGTGAAAGCAAAGGCGAAAGTCGTGATTGAGCTGTTACTTTCTGTTGCAGG AGTTGCGAGACCCTCCCAGGTGTATTTTGGGGGTGATGTGAAAGGAGAGAGTGCCATCAAGACAGAAGAGGAGATCGGCGGTTTGATTGATTATGAATTTAAG ATAATCAATTTGGGTAAGCCGTTGAAGTCCTTTGGCACAGCCTCGTTGAACATCCAGTGGCCCAAAGAGAATGTGGATGGGAAATGGCTGTTATATCTGGTTAAGATCAGCAGTACTGGCCTGGAAGAGGTCCCCTGCTCCCCAGAGACTGAGATCAACTCTCTCAAACACATTCAG gaGTCCAGCACATCTAGGAAAAAGCGTGAAGTTGGAGGCAAAAAATCTGGAAGCAAAATGACTTTTTTGGACCAAAAAAAGCACAAGATTTTG ATGTGTGGCAATGGCTATGACGCTAGATGTGTGGTGATCAAGTGCCCTCTACAGGGCTTGGACAGTAGTGCAGTGATTGCGCTGCGATGCCGTCTGTGGAACGCTACCTTCCTTGAG AATTATGCCAATTTGAACTATCTTGATATAATTGTGAAAGCATCCATCAGCCTTGATGCTCCTGCAAAGAATATGGTTCTCAGGAATGCTGAGACTCAG GTGAGAGTCACAGTGTTTCCAGAGAAGGCAGTAACCCAGTATGGTGGAGTTCCCTGGTGGATCATCCTTGTGGCTGTCCTGGCTGGTATTCTGATGTTGGCATTGCTAGTGTTTCTACTCTGGAAG TGTGGTTTCTTCAAGAGAGCCCCACAAGACCAGTACGATGCAGCGTATCACAAGGCTCAGATCCATGTTCAGGCCTCTGATAAAGAGAAACTCACTACTGAGGCATAG
- the LOC115102636 gene encoding integrin alpha-6-like isoform X1 produces MVHPRIYFPIHVILICLLEWTHISGFNLDTLNVLRKDGEPGSLFGFSLAMHRQLNPSDKTILLIGAPRAKALANQRANITGGLYSCDITTESDDCRRIDFDNEEDVRVENKENQWMGVTVNSQGPGGKIVTCAHRYQRRLFVDTAQESRDITGRCYILSQDLTIDESSDEDGGNWRFCEGRARGHERFGSCQQGLAATFTKDYHYVVFGAPGAYNWKGIVRVEQKNNTLLERGFYDDGPYEVGDENRLDPDLVPVPANSYLGFSIDSGHSITKGRGLTIVSGAPRANHCGAVVLLRKENEASARLSPEYILEGPGLASSFGYDVAVVDLNGDGWQDIVVGAPQFFMKEGDFGGAVYVYINQAGKWDKITPIRLNGTKDSMFGLAVENIGDINQDSYQDIAVGAPYADAGAGKVYIYHGSAIGINTKPAQILEGMPNNIRLFGYSLAGNMDLDKNSYPDIAIGSLSDTVLVYRARPIISIQKDVKITPKEIDLTKKTCGNSICLTVEACFTYKANPVSYSPKLTIRYAFEGEADRRKQGLPSRILFLNKSRTDQDFQSTGTLDLRGQNKRACTKTKIKLQDNIRDKLRGIPIEVSLGIQGTKRQKRQNALPQLVPILDNSQPSKVITEVNFLKEGCGNDNICQSSLQLEYRFCSKELNQDIFPPLPMENGLPVISLSDQKDIALEVTVKNRNGDDAHEAKLVGMFPNALSYSGFRSQKMTRDKPVLCLANQNGSQTECELGNPFKRDSEVTFYIILSTSGISLDTTEINIDLELQTTSTQDKMGRVKAKAKVVIELLLSVAGVARPSQVYFGGDVKGESAIKTEEEIGGLIDYEFKIINLGKPLKSFGTASLNIQWPKENVDGKWLLYLVKISSTGLEEVPCSPETEINSLKHIQESSTSRKKREVGGKKSGSKMTFLDQKKHKILMCGNGYDARCVVIKCPLQGLDSSAVIALRCRLWNATFLENYANLNYLDIIVKASISLDAPAKNMVLRNAETQVRVTVFPEKAVTQYGGVPWWIILVAVLAGILMLALLVFLLWKCGFFKRSEHDDSVPIYHAVRIRKEARQFKDRKAKLHSFEKKQWVTRWNENENYS; encoded by the exons ACTGTTGATTGGAGCACCAAGAGCCAAAGCACTGGCTAACCAGAGAGCCAACATAACCGGTGGCCTGTACAGTTGTGACATCACCACCGAATCCGATGACTGTCGCCGAATCGATTTTGACAATGAAG AGGATGTGAGAGTTGAGAACAAGGAGAACCAGTGGATGGGGGTGACAGTTAACAGCCAGGGCCCCGGAGGGAAGATTGTG ACCTGTGCTCACCGCTATCAGAGACGTCTGTTTGTGGACACTGCTCAGGAGTCCCGTGACATCACAGGTCGCTGCTACATCCTGAGTCAGGACCTCACTATTGACGAATCCTCTGATGAAGATGGAGGGAACTGGAGGTTCTGTGAGGGGAGAGCCAGAGGCCATGAGAGGTTTGGCTCCTGTCAGCAGGGTCTGGCTGCCACTTTCACCAAGGACTACCATTACGTGGTGTTTGGAGCGCCTGGCGCCTACAACTGGAAAG GCATTGTACGTGTAGAGCAAAAGAACAACACTTTGTTGGAAAGGGGATTTTATGATGACGGACCTTATGAAGTTGGAGATGAGAACCGCTTGGATCCTGACCTGGTGCCTGTGCCTGCTAACAGCTACTTAG GCTTTTCCATTGATTCTGGGCATAGCATCACCAAGGGGCGTGGCCTGACCATTGTGTCTGGGGCACCGCGAGCCAATCACTGTGGGGCCGTGGTCCTGTTGAGAAAGGAGAATGAAGCGTCCGCAAGACTCTCCCCAGAGTACATTCTAGAAGGGCCTGGACTGGCATCTTCTTTTGGATATGATGTAGCTGTGGTCGACCTGAATGGAGATGG GTGGCAGGATATTGTTGTTGGAGCCCCTCAGTTCTTCATGAAAGAGGGAGACTTTGGAGGAGCTGTTTATGTCTACATCAACCAGGCAGGAAAGTGGGACAAGATCACCCCAATCCGCCTCAATGGAACCAAAGACTCAATGTTTGGGCTGGCAGTGGAAAACATTGGTGACATCAATCAGGACTCTTATCAAG ACATTGCTGTTGGAGCGCCCTACGCTGATGCCGGGGCAGGAAAAGTGTACATTTACCACGGTTCTGCAATTGGAATCAACACCAAGCCGGCACAA ATCCTTGAGGGAATGCCCAACAACATCAGATTATTTGGATATTCTCTGGCTGGGAATATGGATTTAGATAAGAATTCCTATCCTGATATAGCTATTGGGTCTCTCTCAGATACAGTTCTCGTTTACAG GGCAAGGCCAATTATTAGCATTCAGAAGGATGTCAAAATTACTCCAAAGGAAATTGACCTCACAAAGAAAACCTGTGGCAACAGTATCTG CTTGACCGTGGAGGCATGTTTCACCTATAAAGCAAACCCTGTATCCTACAGCCCAAAACTAA CTATCCGCTACGCATTTGAGGGTGAGGCAGATCGCAGGAAGCAAGGGCTTCCCTCCAGGATCCTCTTCCTCAACAAGTCTCGCACCGACCAGGACTTCCAATCGACCGGAACTCTGGACCTCCGGGGACAAAACAAAAGAGCTTGCACCAAGACAAAAATCAAACTGCAG GATAACATCAGGGACAAGCTGCGTGGTATTCCCATTGAGGTGTCGTTGGGAATCCAGGGTACCAAGCGGCAGAAGAGGCAGAACGCTCTCCCCCAGCTTGTGCCTATTCTTGACAACTCCCAGCCAAGCAAGGTCATCACTGAG GTGAACTTCTTAAAGGAGGGATGCGGAAACGATAATATTTGCCAGAGTAGCTTACAACTGGAGTACAGATTCTGCTCCAAAGAGCTCAACCAAGATATATTTCCCCCATTACCTAT GGAGAATGGGCTACCAGTGATCTCCCTCAGTGATCAGAAGGACATAGCTCTGGAGGTGACAGTGAAGAACAGAAATGGGGATGATGCCCATGAGGCTAAACTGGTGGGGATGTTCCCCAACGCTCTCTCATACTCCGGTTTCCGCTCTCAGAAAATGACA AGGGATAAACCGGTTCTCTGTTTAGCCAACCAGAATGGCTCCCAAACAGAGTGTGAACTGGGGAATCCATTCAAAAGAGATTCAGAG GTTACTTTCTACATAATCTTGAGCACTTCTGGTATCTCTCTCGATACGACAGAAATTAATATTGACCTTGAGCTTCAAAC GACCAGTACACAGGACAAAATGGGAAGAGTGAAAGCAAAGGCGAAAGTCGTGATTGAGCTGTTACTTTCTGTTGCAGG AGTTGCGAGACCCTCCCAGGTGTATTTTGGGGGTGATGTGAAAGGAGAGAGTGCCATCAAGACAGAAGAGGAGATCGGCGGTTTGATTGATTATGAATTTAAG ATAATCAATTTGGGTAAGCCGTTGAAGTCCTTTGGCACAGCCTCGTTGAACATCCAGTGGCCCAAAGAGAATGTGGATGGGAAATGGCTGTTATATCTGGTTAAGATCAGCAGTACTGGCCTGGAAGAGGTCCCCTGCTCCCCAGAGACTGAGATCAACTCTCTCAAACACATTCAG gaGTCCAGCACATCTAGGAAAAAGCGTGAAGTTGGAGGCAAAAAATCTGGAAGCAAAATGACTTTTTTGGACCAAAAAAAGCACAAGATTTTG ATGTGTGGCAATGGCTATGACGCTAGATGTGTGGTGATCAAGTGCCCTCTACAGGGCTTGGACAGTAGTGCAGTGATTGCGCTGCGATGCCGTCTGTGGAACGCTACCTTCCTTGAG AATTATGCCAATTTGAACTATCTTGATATAATTGTGAAAGCATCCATCAGCCTTGATGCTCCTGCAAAGAATATGGTTCTCAGGAATGCTGAGACTCAG GTGAGAGTCACAGTGTTTCCAGAGAAGGCAGTAACCCAGTATGGTGGAGTTCCCTGGTGGATCATCCTTGTGGCTGTCCTGGCTGGTATTCTGATGTTGGCATTGCTAGTGTTTCTACTCTGGAAG TGTGGATTTTTCAAACGTTCTGAACATGATGACAGCGTTCCAATATACCATGCTGTACGGATAAGGAAAGAGGCTCGTCAGTTCAAAGACAGGAAAGCCAAGCTGCATTCCTTTGAGAAAAAGCAGTGGGTGACACGCTGGAATGAGAATGAGAACTACTCATAA